The genomic segment CGAATTTCATCGGCGGGTCGGCATAGGTGACCTCGTCCTTGCTGACCTCGCGGATCATGTCGCCGCCGCCCATGAAGGGCCGCATCTCGGCCAGCCGCTCCTTCTTCACGAAGATCGCACCCGACCCCGACGGCCCATACAGCTTGTGCCCGGTGATGGCGTAGAAATCGCATCCGATCTCGTCGAGGTTCACCGGCATATGCACCGCCGCCTGGCTGCCATCGACCAGAACCGGCACGCCCTTCTCACGCGCCGCGTCGCAGATCGCCTTCACGTCGACCTTCGTGCCCAGCACGTTCGACAGGTGCGTCACCGCCACCAGCTTCGTCTTCGGCCCGATCGCGTCGATCACCTTCTGCGTGTCGAGCGACCCGTCCGCCTCGGTGTCCACCCACTTCAGCTGCACCCCCTGCCGTTCGCGCAGGAAATGCCAGGGCACGATATTGGCGTGGTGCTCCATCACCGACAGCACGATCTCGTCGCCCGCCTCCATCCGCGGCATGGCCCAGCCATAGGCGACCATGTTGATGCCCTCGGTGGTGCCGCTGTTCAGGATGATCTGCTCTTCATCGGCCACTCCGAGGAAGCGCGCGATCGTCCCGCGCACCGCCTCGTATTTCTCGGTCGCGATGTTCGACAACGTGTGCAGCCCCCGGTGCACGTTCGAGTACTCGTGGCTATAGGCGTTGGTGATCGCATCGATCACCACCTGCGGCTTCTGGGCCGAGGCGCCGTTGTCGAGATAGACCAGCGGCTTGCCATTCACCTCGCGGCTCAGAATCGGGAAATCGGCGCGGATTTTCTCGACGTCGTACATGTTCATCTCCCTGTCATCCCCAGCCCGCCGAACATCGCGGACAGGATCGTCATACCGATGGAGAAGGCCACCACCGTCACCACGCACACGCCCGCCGATTTCAGCAGGCTGTCGAATCGATTGGCGGCGGCGACCAGCGCAAGCGTGGCCCACAGCCCCCAGAAAAACGCGGCGATCATCATCAGCCCGCCCACCAGCGGCAGGATCAGCCCCACCAGGAACAGCACCACCGCCAGCACCAGCGACACGACCTGAAGCCAGATCATCACCGCCAGCATATCGGCCAGCTCGCCCTGCCCGCCAAAGCTGCGCCCGATCCAGTGCAGCAGGAACACCGACACCAGCGCCTGCGCCCAGTTCAGAACCGCGAAAAGCAGCGGCGTGTGATAGGCCGGCGACATCTCGATCAGCTGGCCCAGGTCGCCCGGCGGCAACGGCGCCGAATGAAACACCGCCGAGACCAGCAGCGACAGCAGCACCGACACCAGCATCAGCGCGATCCACAGCCCCTGCACGGGGAACTGCATGTCGATCACCGCATAGCCCGCCTGCCGCGGATTGGTCAGCGTCAGGCGCAACATCGCCCGGAACCAGGCAAAATTCATGATACGCCCCACCCCGCTTCGCGCAGGTTCGACAGCCAGAACCACAGGAACACCGCGACCCAGACAACGCCTACGCCGGTCAGCCCCGCGCCCGGGCCGATAAACCCGGCCACGAGACCGTAAAGCAGCAAAAGCGGGCTCGCCGCAAGGAACGCCCAGAACAGCGCCAGCCGCGACCCATAGGCCGAGCCCCTGGCGCCGAACGCGCGGCTCACCAGGTGGCTGACGAACGCGATCAGGTAAAACGCCAGCGGCGCCATGAACAGCCAGCCCAGCAGTGCGCCGCCCAGAAGCGGGTTCAGCTCCTGCCCGGTCAGATGCGCCTCGCGCGCCAGCCGGGGCCATTGCCCGATGAAGGTGACAAGGCACCCGGCCATCAGGATCGCCAGCGCCCGCCCCTCGCTTTCGGGCATCGCCAGAAGCCGCCGCATCACCGGCCGCGGCCCCCGGTAGGAGGCCACGATATCGGTGCTGACCGGCATCAGCCGCGCCGGCGCTGCAGCCAGGCGTCCAGCCGGCCGACAAGCTCTTCGCGCAGGGTCTCGTCCTCGATCTCCTGCACGGCCTCGGCCAGGAAGGCGAGCGTCAGCAGGTCGGTCGCGATCTCCTTCGGCACGCCCCGCGCGCGAAGATAGAACAGCCCTTCCTCGTCGATCGCGCCGCTGGTGGACCCGTGCGAACAGGCCACGTCATCGGCATAGATCTCGAGCTCCGGCTTGGCGTCGAACTCGCTATCGTCATCCAGCAACAACGACTGGCTGATCTGGTAGCCGTCGGTCTTCTGCGCGCCCGGCTTCACGAGGATCTTGCCCTGGAACACGCCTTTCGCGCCGTTCCGCAGCACCTTCTTGAACACCTGCCGGCTTTCGCAATTCACCGCGTCATGGGTCACGAACACCGTGTCGTCATGGTGGAAATCGCCATCGCCGACACAGGCGCCCGCGATATGCGCGGCGGCATCGTCGCCCAGCATCTCCACGACACACTCGTTGCGCGTCAGCACGCCGTTCACCGTCAGGGTAAACGTCTTGAACGTGCTCTCCTTGCCGAGCCTTGCGAAGATATGCGTCGCCGCCCGCCGCTCATGGTCGCGGCCTTGCGTGCGCACATGGTGGAAGCCCGCGCCATCGGCCACGTCCACCTCCATCACCTTGTTGAACCGCGCCGCCGCCGGGCCGTTCTCCAGCACCGTCAGGTCGGCGCCCTCGTCCAGCTTGATGGCATGGTGCAGGATCGCATCGGAAACCTCTGATCTATGGTGATAAATCAGGTTGATCGGCTTGCTCACCTTGCCGGTCACATGGATCAGCAGCCCATCCTCGGCCAGCGCCGTATTCAGCGCCGCCAGCGGCCGCTCGACCGGGGTCTGCCCCCGCTCTTCCAGCACGCCATAGACGTCCTTGGCCCAGTGGATATCGCTCTTCGCCGCCTCGCTCAGCCGCTCGATGGTGACGCCCTCGAGGCTCAGGTCATCGCTCGCGGCTTCATCGAACTTCCCGTCGACAAAGACGATCTTCAGCCGGTCGACACCCTCGTACATCGGCGCCTCGTCCGAATCGAACGTCGCCGCCGGCGGCACATCCGCCTGCACCAGCGTATCGGGCCGGGTGTATTTCCAGTACTCGTCGCGCCGCTCGGGCAGGCCCATCGCCTTCACCCGGCCAAGCGCCGCCTCGCGCGCCGTCGTGGCCCAGGCCGCCCCCTCGGGCAGGCTCAGGCCCTCCAGCCGCGCTTCCGTCGCGTCCAGCTTCTTCTGCGGCAACGCCATCAGGCCACCTCCCCGCGCAGGTCCGCATAACCGTTCTCTTCGACTTCCAGCGCCAGCTCGGGCCCGCCTGTCTTGATGATCCGGCCCTCGGACATGATGTGCACCACGTCCGGCTGAATGTGGTTCAGCAGCCGCTGGTAGTGGGTGATGACAAGGAAGCTCCGGCCCGCGTCGCGCAGGGCGTTCACCCCGTCCGACACCAGCTTCATCGCGTCCACGTCGAGGCCCGAATCCGTCTCGTCGAGAATGCACATCTTCGGCTCCAGCACCGCCATTTGCAGCACCTCGTTGCGCTTCTTCTCGCCACCCGAGAAGCCCACGTTCACCGGCCGTTTCAGCATGTCGGCGTCGATCTTCAGCGTCTTCGCCTTCTCGCGCACCAGCTTGAGGAAATCGGCCGCGCTCATCTCCTCCTCGCCACGCGCCTTGCGCTGTGCGTTCAGCGCGGTGCGCATGAAGGTCATGTTGCCCACGCCCGGAATTTCCACCGGGTACTGGAACGCCAGGAACAGCCCCGCCGCGGCGCGCTCTTCCGGCTCCATGTCGAGCAGTTCCTCACCCAGAAGCGTGGCGCTGCCCTCGGTCACCTCATAGCCATCCCGGCCCGACAGAACATAGCTCAGCGTCGACTTGCCCGAGCCGTTCGGGCCCATGATCGCGTGCACCTCGCCCGCGCCAACCTTCAGGTCGACGCCTTTCAGAATCTGCTTGTCCTCTTCTTCAAGACCGACGTGCAAGTTCTTGATTTCCAACATGTCCTAACCCTTCTTCATCTCAGCCGTCGGGGCCGTGCCCCCGGCATATTTCGCTTTCATCCGCGCGATCTGCGCGTCCGTCATCTCTGTCTCGGCGGCCCGTCTCGCAGTCAGCGCCGCCACCTCCCGATCCATCCGCCGGCGTGTCACCCGGCGATACACGACCGCCCCCGCCAGGAACCCGGCGCCAAGGCCCGCGGCCAGCGCCAAACCGGCGGGAAACCAGCTATAGACCACCAGCCCGACCACGATCGCCACGCCCGAGCCGCTCAGCCCGGCAATCCGCTCAGGGTCCAGATGCCCGGGATAGTCCAGCCGCGTCAGCAGCCATTCCTCTGTGGCGTTCCCGGTCATGCCAAACCCTTACTCGATCACCACGGCGGTGCCGCTCGCCGACACCATCAGCATCGACTGCCCCACCACCTCGTAATCCAGGTCGACGCCGACAACCGCATTCGCGCCCAACGCCGCCGCCCGCGCCTCCAGCTCGTTCATCGCCGTGTCGCGCGCATCCTGAAGCTTGCTTTCATAGGCGCCCGAGCGCCCGCCGACGATATCGGTGATCGAGGCGAAAACGTCGCGCACGACATTCGCCCCCATGATCGCCTCGCCCACCACGATCCCCTTGTAGTCGGTGATCCTGTGGCCTTCGATGGTATTGGTCGTCGTGACGATCATTCCTCGCCCTCCCAGTAATCGCCGCTCGTCTCCTTGCGGCCGACGAAGCGAATATGGGCTTCCCGGAAATCCGCCCCCGGCGCGATGGCGATGGCGGCGAATTTGCCGCTATCGGGGTACTCCACCACATCGGGGTCGTCCAACGTCGAAATACTGAGGTATTTCAACGCGCTGTCGCCCGTATTTATCAGCTGGTGCGCGGTCTCGGGCCCGCCCCGTGGCGCCGCACAGACATCACCGGCCCGCACCGGGTATTCCGCCTCGCCGAACCGATAGGTACCTGTCCCTTCCATGATCACGAACATCTCGTCATTGCCCAGATGGTTGTGAAACGGAAAGGCCCGCTTGCCCGGCTCGACGACCGTGTACATCGCCCCCAGACCGCCCGACCCGATCGCCGCACCCATCGGCGCCACGGTCGCGCCGAACCGCGTGCTGCCTTCCGGCGGCCGCGTCGGAATCGCCGGCGCGTCTTCCACGTTCAGTACGGGGTGGGTCATGTCGGTGTCCTCAGATGCAAAGCCATGATCATGCTTGCCGTTCCCGCCATAGGCGTTTGAATTGCGGTTCCTTCAGATCCTGGAGAAACTCTTCCCCGAAACGAAGGTCGTCAAACTCCACGGTGAACGCGTCGACCGGGCCTCCCTGCAATTCCACGATCGTGCCACGTGTGCCGGCGGGCAGGGTCACGCCATTGCTGACAACATCGCAAGCCAGCTCGACAACGTCATATTGGCGCGGAGGGCCCTCCGGCGCGTCTTGCACATTCTGTACAGGCTGCGTCATGTCGGTGTCCTCAGAAGCAAACCAGCGTGTCCGGGTCCAGAAGCTGCAGGAAGCATCCTCCCGGCTGTTGCACGAACATGAACCATTCAACGGCGATCCCGGGAACCATGAACCAGCCAAGGAACGTCTGGCCAATCCCGGCGCCCAAGGCCGAGTGAAGAGGCTCGAAATACCAATTCACCCCCATTGGATCGTCAAACAGCGCAGCCACCAAGGCAAACACCATCAGCGAGAGAACCCCGATGCGTGTCGCCGGCCGGGTCATCAGCCCACCGACCCTTCCAGCGAAATCGCCACAAGCTGTTGCGCTTCCATGGCAAATTCCATCGGCAGGGCCTGCAGCACGTCCTTGCAGAAACCGTTGACGACAAGCGCCACCGCCTCCTCCTCGTCCATGCCGCGCTGGCGGCAATAGAACATCTGGTCGTCATCCACCTTCGAGGTGGTGGCCTCGTGCTCCACCCGGGATGAGTTGTTCTTCACCTCGATATAAGGCACCGTGTGCGCCCCGCACTCGCTGCCGATGAGAAGGCTGTCGCACTGCGTGTAGTTCCGGCTGTTCTTCGCCTTCGGGTGCATCGAAACAAGCCCACGATAGGTGTTCTGCGCCTTGCCCGCGCTGATGCCTTTCGAGACGATCCGCGACCGGGTATCCTTCCCGAGATGCACCATCTTGGTGCCGGTATCGGCCTGTTGATGGTTGTTGGTGATCGCGATCGAATAGAACTCGCCCTGGCTTTCATTCCCGCGCAGGATGCAGCTCGGATACTTCCACGTCACCGCCGAGCCGGTCTCCACCTGCGTCCACATCACCTTGGCCCTATCGCCCCGGCAATCGGCCCGCTTGGTGACGAAGTTGTAGATACCGCCCTTGCCGTTCTCGTCACCCGGGAACCAGTTCTGAACGGTCGAATACTTCACCTCGGCGTCTTCCTCGACCACGATCTCGACCACCGCGGCATGAAGCTGGCTGGTGTCCCGCTGCGGCGCGGTGCAGCCCTCGAGATAGCTCACGTAAGAGCCCTTGTCGGCGATGATCAGCGTCCGCTCGAACTGCCCGGTATTCTCGGCATTGATCCGGAAATAGGTTGACAGCTCCATCGGGCAGCGCACCCCCGGCGGCACGTAGACGAACGAGCCATCCGAGAAGACGGCCGAGTTGAGCGTTGCATAGAAGTTGTCGCTCACCGGCACGACCGACCCGAGGTATTTCTTCACCAGCTCCGGATGCTCCCGGATCGCCTCGGAAATCGAGCAGAAGATCACGCCCGCCTTCTGCAGCTCCTTCTGGAACGTGGTCCCGACACTGACGGAATCAAACACCGCATCGACGGCCACCTTCCGGTCACTCTCGCGCGCCTCCGCCGGGGCCTCCTCGGCCCCTTCGACACCCGCAAGGATCATCTGCTCCTTCAGCGGAATGCCCAGTTTCTCGTAGGTTTCCAACAGCTTGGGGTCCACCTCGTCCAGCGACTTGGGCTTCGTCTCCATGCTCTTGGGGCGGGCATAGTAATACTGGTTCTGAAAGTCGATCTGCGGATAATCGACCATCGCCCAGTCGGGCTCTGTCTTCTGCAGCCAGCGCTCATAGGCCGCCAGCCGCCAGTCGGTCATCCATTCGGGCTCGCCGTTCTTCTCGGAAATCAGCCGCACGATATCGGTCGTCAGACCCTTCGGCGCATATTCCGTCTCGATCTCGGTTTCCCAGCCGTGCTTGTAGGTGCCGGCCTCGCGGACCGCATCGACCGTTTCCTTGTCGACGCCTTCCTTCACGCGTGTTTCGTCCAGTGCCGCCATCCTTTAGCTCCTTTCAGCTCACGCCGCGCGGGCGCGATGCTTGGCTTGCTGCCTTGCCCATGTTTCGGCAAAGCGTGTCACGTCGTCTTCACTCGTCCCGGGGCCAAGAGAGACCCGCACGGCGCTCGCCGCCTGCGTGTCGTCATAGCCCATCGCCCCCAGAACCCGGCTCGCCTTCACCTTGCCGCTGGAACAGGCCGAGCCTGCGGATATGGCAAACCCCGCCAGATCCATCGCCATCACCTGTGTTTCGCCTTTCCAGCCTTCGGAAATGAAACACGCGGTGTTGGGCAGACGCCGATCCGATTTCCCGACAAAAATAGTCTCTCTCGCGGATTCCTCAAGCAAAGTTTCTAGAATGTTTCTAAATTTCTCGACCTCGGCCCAGACCCCCTCGGCCTGGTCCCTGAGCGCCGCTTCAATTGCGGCCCCGAAGCCCGCGATTCCAATGATGTTTTCCGTGCCCGACCGGCGGCCCATCTCCTGTCCGCCACCGGGCGTCAGCGGGGCGAAATCCACCCCCTGCTTGACGATCAGCGCGCCAATTCCCTTGGGCCCGCCAAGCTTGTGCGCCGACAGAACGGCCAGGTCGGCGCCGCTCCAGGCGAAGGAAAACGGAATACGCCCCACCGCCTGCGTGATGTCAAGCAGAAGCGCCCCCTCGCGCGCCGCACCTTCCCCCATGCCGGGCTCGGTCACGATCCCCGTCTCGGAATTCGCCAGCCCCATGGCGTAAAGCGGAACGCCCTCGCCCGCACGCCTTTGCGCCCAAAGCGCGTCATGCGCCGTTTCCTGCACCTCCACCGGCCCCGGCCAGCGCTCCATCACCCGCGCGGCTTCCGTCGCGCCTGACGTGAACACCACCTCCTGCGGCTTGCACCCCACGGCCTCGGCCACCTGCGCCCGCGCCCGCTCGACCAGCGCCTTGGCCGCCCGCCCCTCGGCATGCACGCTCGACGGGTTGCCCACGACATCCATCGCCGCCACCATCGCCTCGCGCGCCTCCGGCCTCAGCGGCGCCGTCGCGTTATGATCCAGGTACACCCGGGCCACTAAACCCCCGCTTCTTCTTGGTGAAAAATATCCCGGGGGAGTCCCGCATGAAATGCGGGATGGGGGCAGCGCCCCCTTCTGCAATTCTCACACCCACAGGTCACTGATCGTCGACCACCGGCACCAGCGTCGGCACGATCGGGCATGGCGTCAGCGAATTGTCCACCACGTCCGACAGCCGCGTCTGGTGCAGGAACACGTAGACATGCGCCGACAGCCCCTCCCACAGCCGGTTCGCCATCGACTGCGCCCGCGAGCCCGACGTGCCGCCCGACGCCCCCGCCCCCTTGTGCAGCGCGTCGACCGTCTCGTCGACCGCCTGCAGCACCTCGCTTATGCGGATCTCCGCCGCCGGCCGCGCAAGGCGATACCCGCCACCGGGCCCGCGCACCGATTCCACCAGCTCCGCCCGGCGCAGCTTGACGAACAACTGCTCCAGGTAGGGCAGCGACACCTTCTGCCGTTTCGAGATTTCGCCCAATGTCACCAGCCCGTCCTTCTGGCTGAGAGCGATGTCCACAAGCGCCACCATCGCGTAGCGCCCCTTCGTGCTGAGTTTCATGACCCCGACCCTCGCGAATAGATTGACCTGACGACCTGCAAAGCTTATCTCGCTTGCAGCCCGATCCGGCCCCCGGCTGGAACTTAGAATAATTCTAAGGTGCTGGAGTGATTTCGTCAAGAATACCCTCCGCACCCCTGAGATGGACAAAGGGACCATATGCCCGAGGTAATATTTCCCGGACCGGAAGGCCGGCTCGAAGGCCGTTATCACCCCCAACGCGAAAAAGACGCCCCCATAGCCATCGTGCTGCACCCGCACCCGCAATTCGGCGGCACGATGAACAACAAGGTCGTCTACAACCTGCACTACGCCTTCTACAACATGGGCTTCACCGTGCTGCGGTTCAATTTCCGCGGCGTCGGGCGCAGCCAGGGCGAGTATGACCAGGGCGTGGGCGAGCTGTCCGATGCCGCCTCCGCGCTCGACTACCTGCAGTCGATGAACAACAACTCCAAGCATTGCTGGGTCGCGGGCTTCTCCTTCGGCGCCTGGATCGGCATGCAATTGCTGATGCGCCGGCCCGAGATCACCGGGTTCATCTCCGTCTCGCCGCCCGCCAACATGTACGACTTCTCGTTCCTCGCGCCCTGCCCCTCCTCGGGCCTCATCATCAACGGCGGCGCCGACCGTGTCGCGCCCCCGGCCGACACCAAGTCGCTCGTCTCGAAGCTGCAGGAACAGCAGGGCATCACCGTCACTCACGAGGAAATCGACGGCTCCGGCCACTTCTTCGAAGAGCCTTACATGGACACCATGATCGAGACGGTCAGCGATTACGTGAAACGGCGGCTGACCGAAACCACGAGGTAAGCCCATGGGCGTGACCGAGGATCTGGCCGACGACCTGGCGCTTCAGGTCATCAAGTATGTCGATGCCTCGGGCGACGAAGGTGTCGTGAACGAGATCGTGGCGCTCCTCGGCGCCACCTCGCAAACCGCCGAGGAAGCCTTCCTCACCTCCATGCGCGTGCGCCGCGCCAACCAGAAGGCGCGCGCGCTGCTCCTCCAGAAGGTCAAGGCCTTCAAGGCCCGGCAGGAGGCGGCGGGCACCGCCGACACGTCCGGCACATGACCGACGCCACCCTCGACGCAAGGATCGCCTTCCTGAACGAGGCTTGCCGCCTCAAGTCGGTCACCCGCACCACCACGCTCTGCGACGGCTCCCGCTACGAGAACTCGGCCGAACACAGCTGGCACCTCGCCCTCTACGCCATGGTGCTGGAAGACCACGCGCCCGAGGGCACCGATATCTCTCGCGTGATCCGCATGCTGCTCCTGCACGACATCGTCGAGATCGACGCGGGCGACACGCCGATCTACGGCACCACCGGCCACGACGACCAGGCCGAGCGCGAGGCAGAAGCCGCACGCCGCCTCTTCGGCCTCCTTCCCCCGGGCCAAGGCGACAGCTTCCGCGCCCTCTGGGAAGAATTCGAAGCAGCCGTTACCCCCGACGCCCGCTTCGCCAAGGCCCTCGACCGCTTCCAGCCGCCCAACCAGAACCTCGCCTCCGACGGCATCGGCTGGCGCGAAAACGGCGCCACCTGGGACAAGTTCGAAGCCCGCATCGCCCCTTCGCTGCGCGACACCGTCCCCGCCTTCTGGGACTACATCGCGCCGAAGGTGAAAGCGTGGTTCTCACGAAACGGTTGATCCGCCGTAGGGTGGGTGAAACCCACCATTCCGCCGCGGACGCGCCGGGCGAGAGCCGGCCCGTGGGGAGGCGCCGCAACGGTCGTAGATGGCACTTTATGGCGCCAGATACATCGAACCTCTAATTTGTCACAAACATCCGCCAAAGCGCCTGCCCGCCGGGACGGGCCGGCGCTCGCCCGGCGCGGCAGGCTCGATTCCGGGCGAGTACTACCTAACACCCGTCCCGGCCGCTCGCGCCCCGTTGCGCCCCGCACAACATCCAGTACCACCCCGCACCGCACACCCCATTAACCCGGACCCCCTCGGTGAAAAACACCGACGCGATACCGACGAAATACCGACGTTATACCGACCCACCAAAACCGAATAAAATCAGCCCATTAACCCCGATTCGCCCCGGAAACCGGACCGCTCAGGATTTCGCCCCCGATTTCTTCTTCTCGACAACCTTCTCGGCCAGATCCCGGGCAATGGCGAACGCCCCCTTGATCTTGTCGCTTTCCTTCTTCCAGTCCCGCCGCACGACGATCTTGTTGTCCTTGACCTTGGCCATCCCGCGCTGGTCCTGCATGAACTGCACAAGGCCTTCCGGCGACGCGAACTTGTCGTTGTGGAACTGGATCGTCGCCCCCTTCGGGCCGCCGTCCAGCTTGGCAATCCCCGCCCGTTTGCACATCGCCTTGATCCGCACGATCAGCAGCAGCGTGTTGACCTCCTTCGGCAACTTCCCGAACCGGTCGATCAGTTCGGCGGCAAATCCCTCAAGTTCAACTTTGGTGTGCAACCCACTGAGCCGACGATACAATCCCAGCCGGACATCGAGGTCCGGCACGTAATCCTCGGGGATCAGAACCGGCACACCAAGGTTGATCTGCGGCGCCCATTGCTCGTCCGTCTCGGTCAAGCCTTCCAGCTCGCCCGCCTTGATCTTGGCAATCGCCTCTTCCAGCATCGACTGGTACAACTCGTACCCCACGTCGCGCATTTGCCCCGACTGCTCTTCACCAAGCAGGTTCCCCGCCCCGCGAATATCCAGATCCTGGCTCGCCAGCGTGAACCCCGCCCCCAGCGTATCCAGGCTCCCCAGCACCCGCAGCCGCTTCTCCGCCGCCGGCGTCAACGGCACGCGCGGCTTGGTGGTCAGATACGCATAGGCCCGCACCTTCGACCGCCCCACACGCCCCCGGATCTGGTAGAGCTGCGACAGCCCGAACATATCCGCCCGGTGCACCACCATCGTGTTCGCCGTCGGAATATCCAGCCCCGACTCCACGATCGTCGTGGCCAGCAGAACATCGAACTTCCCGTCATAGAAGGCGTTCATGCGGTTATCGAGCTCCCCCGCCGCCATCTGCCCGTGCGCGACAA from the Roseovarius indicus genome contains:
- a CDS encoding cysteine desulfurase, translated to MYDVEKIRADFPILSREVNGKPLVYLDNGASAQKPQVVIDAITNAYSHEYSNVHRGLHTLSNIATEKYEAVRGTIARFLGVADEEQIILNSGTTEGINMVAYGWAMPRMEAGDEIVLSVMEHHANIVPWHFLRERQGVQLKWVDTEADGSLDTQKVIDAIGPKTKLVAVTHLSNVLGTKVDVKAICDAAREKGVPVLVDGSQAAVHMPVNLDEIGCDFYAITGHKLYGPSGSGAIFVKKERLAEMRPFMGGGDMIREVSKDEVTYADPPMKFEAGTPGIVQTIGLGVALDYMMGLGMENIAAHEDRIRDYAVERLAGLNWLQVQGRAPDKGAIFSFTLDGAAHAHDISTILDKKGVAVRAGHHCAGPLMDHLGLTATCRASFGLYNTESEVDTLIEALELAHELFS
- a CDS encoding YIP1 family protein, which codes for MNFAWFRAMLRLTLTNPRQAGYAVIDMQFPVQGLWIALMLVSVLLSLLVSAVFHSAPLPPGDLGQLIEMSPAYHTPLLFAVLNWAQALVSVFLLHWIGRSFGGQGELADMLAVMIWLQVVSLVLAVVLFLVGLILPLVGGLMMIAAFFWGLWATLALVAAANRFDSLLKSAGVCVVTVVAFSIGMTILSAMFGGLGMTGR
- the sufD gene encoding Fe-S cluster assembly protein SufD produces the protein MALPQKKLDATEARLEGLSLPEGAAWATTAREAALGRVKAMGLPERRDEYWKYTRPDTLVQADVPPAATFDSDEAPMYEGVDRLKIVFVDGKFDEAASDDLSLEGVTIERLSEAAKSDIHWAKDVYGVLEERGQTPVERPLAALNTALAEDGLLIHVTGKVSKPINLIYHHRSEVSDAILHHAIKLDEGADLTVLENGPAAARFNKVMEVDVADGAGFHHVRTQGRDHERRAATHIFARLGKESTFKTFTLTVNGVLTRNECVVEMLGDDAAAHIAGACVGDGDFHHDDTVFVTHDAVNCESRQVFKKVLRNGAKGVFQGKILVKPGAQKTDGYQISQSLLLDDDSEFDAKPELEIYADDVACSHGSTSGAIDEEGLFYLRARGVPKEIATDLLTLAFLAEAVQEIEDETLREELVGRLDAWLQRRRG
- the sufC gene encoding Fe-S cluster assembly ATPase SufC; translation: MLEIKNLHVGLEEEDKQILKGVDLKVGAGEVHAIMGPNGSGKSTLSYVLSGRDGYEVTEGSATLLGEELLDMEPEERAAAGLFLAFQYPVEIPGVGNMTFMRTALNAQRKARGEEEMSAADFLKLVREKAKTLKIDADMLKRPVNVGFSGGEKKRNEVLQMAVLEPKMCILDETDSGLDVDAMKLVSDGVNALRDAGRSFLVITHYQRLLNHIQPDVVHIMSEGRIIKTGGPELALEVEENGYADLRGEVA
- a CDS encoding heavy metal-binding domain-containing protein, with the translated sequence MIVTTTNTIEGHRITDYKGIVVGEAIMGANVVRDVFASITDIVGGRSGAYESKLQDARDTAMNELEARAAALGANAVVGVDLDYEVVGQSMLMVSASGTAVVIE
- a CDS encoding cupin domain-containing protein, with the translated sequence MTHPVLNVEDAPAIPTRPPEGSTRFGATVAPMGAAIGSGGLGAMYTVVEPGKRAFPFHNHLGNDEMFVIMEGTGTYRFGEAEYPVRAGDVCAAPRGGPETAHQLINTGDSALKYLSISTLDDPDVVEYPDSGKFAAIAIAPGADFREAHIRFVGRKETSGDYWEGEE
- the sufB gene encoding Fe-S cluster assembly protein SufB; amino-acid sequence: MAALDETRVKEGVDKETVDAVREAGTYKHGWETEIETEYAPKGLTTDIVRLISEKNGEPEWMTDWRLAAYERWLQKTEPDWAMVDYPQIDFQNQYYYARPKSMETKPKSLDEVDPKLLETYEKLGIPLKEQMILAGVEGAEEAPAEARESDRKVAVDAVFDSVSVGTTFQKELQKAGVIFCSISEAIREHPELVKKYLGSVVPVSDNFYATLNSAVFSDGSFVYVPPGVRCPMELSTYFRINAENTGQFERTLIIADKGSYVSYLEGCTAPQRDTSQLHAAVVEIVVEEDAEVKYSTVQNWFPGDENGKGGIYNFVTKRADCRGDRAKVMWTQVETGSAVTWKYPSCILRGNESQGEFYSIAITNNHQQADTGTKMVHLGKDTRSRIVSKGISAGKAQNTYRGLVSMHPKAKNSRNYTQCDSLLIGSECGAHTVPYIEVKNNSSRVEHEATTSKVDDDQMFYCRQRGMDEEEAVALVVNGFCKDVLQALPMEFAMEAQQLVAISLEGSVG
- a CDS encoding cysteine desulfurase family protein; translation: MARVYLDHNATAPLRPEAREAMVAAMDVVGNPSSVHAEGRAAKALVERARAQVAEAVGCKPQEVVFTSGATEAARVMERWPGPVEVQETAHDALWAQRRAGEGVPLYAMGLANSETGIVTEPGMGEGAAREGALLLDITQAVGRIPFSFAWSGADLAVLSAHKLGGPKGIGALIVKQGVDFAPLTPGGGQEMGRRSGTENIIGIAGFGAAIEAALRDQAEGVWAEVEKFRNILETLLEESARETIFVGKSDRRLPNTACFISEGWKGETQVMAMDLAGFAISAGSACSSGKVKASRVLGAMGYDDTQAASAVRVSLGPGTSEDDVTRFAETWARQQAKHRARAA
- a CDS encoding Rrf2 family transcriptional regulator, whose translation is MKLSTKGRYAMVALVDIALSQKDGLVTLGEISKRQKVSLPYLEQLFVKLRRAELVESVRGPGGGYRLARPAAEIRISEVLQAVDETVDALHKGAGASGGTSGSRAQSMANRLWEGLSAHVYVFLHQTRLSDVVDNSLTPCPIVPTLVPVVDDQ
- a CDS encoding alpha/beta hydrolase, with the translated sequence MPEVIFPGPEGRLEGRYHPQREKDAPIAIVLHPHPQFGGTMNNKVVYNLHYAFYNMGFTVLRFNFRGVGRSQGEYDQGVGELSDAASALDYLQSMNNNSKHCWVAGFSFGAWIGMQLLMRRPEITGFISVSPPANMYDFSFLAPCPSSGLIINGGADRVAPPADTKSLVSKLQEQQGITVTHEEIDGSGHFFEEPYMDTMIETVSDYVKRRLTETTR
- a CDS encoding HD domain-containing protein, with protein sequence MTDATLDARIAFLNEACRLKSVTRTTTLCDGSRYENSAEHSWHLALYAMVLEDHAPEGTDISRVIRMLLLHDIVEIDAGDTPIYGTTGHDDQAEREAEAARRLFGLLPPGQGDSFRALWEEFEAAVTPDARFAKALDRFQPPNQNLASDGIGWRENGATWDKFEARIAPSLRDTVPAFWDYIAPKVKAWFSRNG